GGGGCAcgaaggggcagacaggcagtccaagggggtacagagggcaagaaggcagtctaAGGGGGCACCGAGGGCaggcagacagtccaagggggcacaaggggcagacagacagtccaaggggccacagggggcagacaggaagtccaagggggtacAGGGAGCAGACTGGCAGTCCCCGGGGAGCaaaagacggggactgggtcaggtggcctgggagctggccacaggacagggacaggttcaggaggcctgggagtcggcctcaggaccacagccatggggaactccgagggcggagccgaggtaggcggggccatggaagtttctggtagcggagccatggagggcggagccgtggaagacccaggtggcagagccatgggtggctcaggaggtggaaccgtagaaggctctggattcggagtcctgggaggctcaggaggcagagctgagggaggctgtggagacagagctgagggaggctcgggaggcggagctgagggaggctcagctgtAGCCATGCGGAAAAAGACCACATGGCtacagctgagggaggctcaggggacagagccgtggaaggcgaaggctcgggaggcagagccgagggaggtggagcagtaggaagctctagaggcggagccctggatggctctggaggcggagctggatgaggctctggaggcggagccgagggaggaagcgccgtaggaggctctagaggcggaggcctggaaggctctggaggcggagccgagggaggtggcgccgtaggaggttctagaggcggaggcctagaaggctctggagatggagccgagggaggtggcgccgtaggaggctctagaagtggagccgtaggaagcttgggaggcggagccgtaggaggctcgggaggcagagccctgggaggcggagccctgggaggctcgggtggctcgagaggcagagccctgggaggcttgggtggctcgagaggcggagccctgggaggctcaggtggcttgagaggtggagccctgggaggctcgagagacgtagccctgggaggctcgagaggcggagccctgggaggctcgggaggcgctgggtcttggacggtcatggctacaggctctgggacagtcgaggctacaggcgctggctctgggacggtcgaggctgcaggcgctggctctgggacggtcgaggctgcaggcgctggctctgggacggtcgaggctgcaggcgctggctcgctgacggtaggggctgcaggcgctggctcgctgacggtaggagttgcaggcgctggctcgctgactgtggcaggcgtaggcgctggctcgctgaccgcggCAGGCGTAGGCTGGGAAGCGGacgcctttcttctcctcctcttcctccgggcggaggaagttggcagcgctggctcgttgatcaagacaggcgtgggggttggcctgctggcaggtggggcaggcgaaacaggacgagccatggacgactggagggtcaccactgtgggaggagaggcaggatcctcctcaacaacacccacagtgaacggcgagccacaTGCCAGAAGCGTCTCCTCCACAAAATCGTGGAGcttccagccgcgcgtcgccggtggcaaccgctccatGAGTGAACTGGTCAGGTTGCCCCGGAAaaagaccaccagggaggagtccgggaagtccgcgacactcgccagctcgaggaaatcgcggatgtgttCTTCCACcggacggtcctcttgtttgaggcagagGAGTTTGAAGTTTGCCTGTTGAACAGCTagatccattgtggtcgatcgttctgttgtgagtgcagacgagggcagacaagaagTGGGATCTAAATGTGggttcttttattaaataaacaagaaaacacagaataaaacaaaacactgggaacaaacaaaacatccacgaggggataacaaaaatgtaaacataagaaacaaccacggaggaacacggaactaaGAAAACACGGCAGGACAGGCAACGAAGCAAACATAGGAACAGTGGAAACATTAACCTtcatcaacattcaacgaaagacaaggagtggagaacaaacagggttaatatacacacacaggatgaacacaaataacaaacaggtgcgaacaataacACAATGTGAGGATCGGgaaccatggtgacggtgacatgaaaaacacggggcagaGTACCAGGGaatggtgacggtgacatgaaaaacacggggcagacaaccagggaatcgtgacggagaaacatggtgacggtgacacggaaaacacggggcagacaaccagggaattgTGACAGATATCAACCTCCACGCTTTTACCATTGTAGAGAGTGTAACGTCAACTTGGATCACATGAGTCTTCTCTGGCAATCGTATAACGGCTGATGTCAATGGATCGTGGTTTtacgactttttttttttttttttacagttttcattGCACTTTTTCATGTGGTAAATTTTCAGATATATCTATGTTAGTTAACAggtttttggaaatgtaatttttgaGGAATATTTTTCAGTGAGCAGGGAAAAAGAGTGTGCTTTTTCTGCAGCAGATTTCGGCATGAGAGTCTTaatctatttatatatatgattttatacCAGCATCATTGGGCACACACAGCTGTCATAATAGTCAttacaattatataattacatatatagtatattaaTCAGTAAAGATTAAGTCTAATTTAATTGTTGAATCCTAAAAGCCAAAGGAATTAACAGACATAtatcaaataatttttctttttattagatAATATACAATTTTGttcaaaatgtatcatattttaatactaaacactttttttaattCATCGATAATCATTTTGCGAGCTTGAGACAGTACATAAAAGAATCTCTGTAGGCTGGTGTTATTGCTGTAAATTAGTCATACATTTCGCGTCATACAAGTCATACaagacttctcttataaaacagctattatatcatagtaaactccacacaaatTTTCGCTCAAAATGataatttagagtaaaacatgttgaagattagtggacgGGCGGTCTGTTCAATAAGTggtgagctgtttcctcacaaaagcagtttattcagcacactgaagcatctcctccaaagacatccatttaaaaaacggcctcttgtctcctcgcctGTGTACCGCAGCATTATGCGTTTTAatgctaaccttgtaggctccCCTTTAGAATGGCTCtggtcaaacacctgctaagatAACGGGATCattacagttttgtttccttaaacgccATCTTGCGAGCatctggaatgcatttatggttgaagatcggagatatcaagcaagaatatcccacatccgacttgaatggaacgcagcattagtGTAATGTGCATTTGTAAAAGCTATACTACTTTACCACTTAATTTGTAATGATCAAAGTTTCTCTGTGTGCATATGAAGAAAGCATGAAATAAGTGCAACTACATGGTACTTTCAGTTAGTACATATATATGTTAATGTATTTGAAGTATACCtatcatgaaataaatgtatttaaaatataatttggtatATTACTTTTCACTAGGGTGATTAGGTCTGCATAGATGtatgttgattttattttgaagACTATTCTGCGACTGCTGGTGTCTGGGAAAGGCTCTTCTCGGACTGGTGTAATGATCCCCATCCCTCAGTACCCTCTCTACTCCGCTGCCATCTCAGAGATCAACTCCGTACAGATCAACTACTACTTGGATGAGGACAACTGCTGGGCTCTGGACATCACTGAACTTCATAGAGCCTATCAGGCTGCCAAACAGCACTGCCAGCCACGAGTCATTTGCATCATCAACCCTGGCAACCCTACTGGTAGGAACATTATTACTCTTTCTAATCATGTGTGCTTGGAAAGATTATACCACATGGTTATTTAGATCCAATAGCATGTGCACTGGAAAGATTCAAATGCGTCAACTGATTTTGAAAGACTTTGGGTCATGCAATCAAGAACTTTCTCTGAAATTTGTTATGCAAGTGCCAGATCTTTGACCCTATGCGTAATTATAAATGATCATTTGGTGGTGTTTAGAGcggtgtttcccaaccactgtgctgaAAGATTGTCACGTGTGTCGTGGAAAactataaaattccacaaaataaataaatgcattaaaaaaaaatatttcagggatccaaagtCCTCAACTTTCGGAGAAATTCTGAAAGCTttatcggtcacttttgtgattgttacgagcaatgattaatgtgcaaaagtgagtgatatttatacgctgTTTAAGGGTCTGCgctgtcagcgctgcagaatacattgaagtctatgaagtgactttacacaagtgtttttcacacacacgtttctgcttcaccaataatgtctttgagagaacTAAGCAACAAGAACTATTTAAAAACTTTCCAGATttttgaagagacattgaatgtctcataataaGTATTAActaaatattaccttattgtttacgaatatcagagtgttattgaactaatttaaattcaccaagaaaatgcttcgacctaaacataaacgagtccttttattactttctgctatcaaagcaactgcaagctttttttcgctcttccaaatacatgttttcaaagtttattgtgcacacctcccgctttttacgtggcaaactcgtaaaattgcccctctgtgatgctttctgcaactcttgtcacaTGGAGGGCAATGTGGCGCTTGATGCTGGTGTTGAACGGAGCATTGATGCCTCGACACAACTCacgtgaaatgcactttacaatgacgaaataacattattgaaactcaaaatgattattatttgtctattattatgGTCtgttctgataaaagccatgctcagcagtttaaatatgctactgtaggaaaatgataccgtaGATCAGCTTTCTGTtcataattcttatactgaagtcagtagcttcatgcaagttttaataaaggagaaggtaaggacgttattgaaactcactattattagaccattattgttgtctttttggttgaaaaataatgctcagactgaaggaagactatatatctgctttgttcttttaatgcttaaacacaatAAAGTCctttggtagatttcggtcatgaacgactcaaaatgattcattgactcactcatagcacataagacgctcatttgttgccacctagtgaTATTTCCTGAAGGGGTCACTCACTGAACTTATCAGTTAACAAaattgaacacatttgtgaaacagaagcaagcctcaccaaaatactctttattttgctgctaattctgcacaattgtaaacttgaataaacttgaatcactaaaatagctggaattggtgcttttagcttattcttttaaaagaaatatccccagaatttgttttttgtggaccagtgattgtcttaactTTTTcaccctcatgagtttgcatccctgtaatttgttgtggcattgcaagaacaaatttaCAGATTataaaagaagcaaatttgttgtttttttattacccACTTAGCGCTCttccacctgtgacctcacacagcatagcctacctatgtgacttgttttgttttttgcatagccgaatttcaaacattacaagtaaacacactactaagatggacagaaaacatggacaagttcttgaataGGAAAACTATTGacaatggttagcctatgtgggatagtggtgtgccgtatacatttttagtcgtaaaaagtgtgccgtggcagaaaaaaggttgggaaacactggtttagagAATGCTGTATCTCGTCATAATACAGTGTAGTGCAGGCAGACTGGTGAAGGTGTTAAATTTCTGTTGCCCTTTTTCCTTCCACCCCTCTTTAACCTTTCACAGGTCAGGTCCAGAGTAAAAAGTGCATTGAAGAAGTCTTGCACTTTGCCTATGAGGAGAATCTCTTTGTTATGTCAGATGAGGTAATCACCATCTGTGCTCTTTTGTATTTAACAACTGAGCTTTATTACATATTGCTCTTATTCAGGGCTGGGTGATGTATTGAaaatcttatctgtgtaaagttatttccaactCCATGTTTATGATGATGCAATGCCAGTAAACCTCAATCCCAGTAAGTGATTTTTCAAAGTTTGATCTCTGTGAATCGGTTCTGTCCATTTACAATTAATTGATTCAGATTTCTGATTTAGTGATTTGTTTGTGTCAGCACTCTAAAAATGTACACGGAAGTCTCAATGTGGCATTTTTCatctattaaaatgtttaatataaaatatagtaTGTTGCAGTTTAGTACTGTTATATTGGAgcatataaattaaaatgaataaatattcttTCTTTAGTTCATTTAGTTTTAAACCGTGTGGAAAACTTTAGTTATTATGCAtaactacattttttatttattttagttgctTACATTAATTACTTACATCCGTCGATTGTTTAAAAACAGTCAATGATCAGGACCGTTTATTTCCTGTCAAAAGAGTGGCTGAAAAACCAGTCAGAAAATTGACCCACAACTTGAGCAgtgtgtgaaagaaaatgtctCTTGTGTGGAATTACTTTGGATTGGGTGAAAATGACAGCAGAATTGCAATTTGGAAGCTTTGCACTGCTAGAATTTCAGGTGGAACTACTGTTAAAACTTTTAACACAACTTCCAATATTAATTTAATGTTAGTTAAGAACATTCAGAATTCTAATCAATTTAATGTGAGTCTGATAGGAGACGGTTGagaattcagttaatgtgagctaataatgtgcttttattttgagtgTTTTGCTTTTAACTGAGACCGCTTACTCTGAAACATGGAAGACatgtagagagaaagagaatacatttatttacatttcttttgaAGTTGGTTTATTAATTATCAGTCATTTGCATTAAAGTAGCATACAccaatcagcaacaacattaaaaccacctgcctaatattgtgtaggtcccccttgtcctgccaaaacagtgccaacccgtacctcagaatagcattctgtgatgatattcttctcactacaattgtacagagcggttatctgagttactgtagactttgtcagttcgaaccagtctgaccattttctgttgacctctcatcaacaaggcgtttccatccacagaactgccgcttactgTATGATTtttgtaccattctgagtaaattctagagatgtgtgtgaaaatcccaggagatcagcagttacagaaatactcaaaccagcccatctgacaacaacaatcatgccatatctgcatgattttatgcactgcacttctgccacacgattggctgattagataattgcatggatgattgttggtgctagatgggctgttttgagtatttctgtaactgctgatctcctgggattttcacacacatctcTAGAATTTAAGCTgaatggtgcctaaaacaaacagtgagtagcagttctgtggatggaaatgccttgttgatgagagaggtcaacagagaatggccagactggttcaaactgtcccagtctatggtaactccgataaGTACAATTGGGGTGAAAAGAGAATCAtctttgaatgctattctgagatgatggttggtgctgatttggcagcatgagggggacctacacaatattaggcaggtggttttaatgttgtggctgattggtatagAAAAGAAGAACCACGAACTATTGCTCTCTGAACACAAATTTAGTTTCTTGTATCCCTAATCAAAAGGGAGGACAATATTGAGCATTTTTTGCTATATCCCCCAGCTCTGCTCTTAGTCATACTTCTCTTCAAACACATTTAATGTACACGTGCCTCAACTACCTAAATTCTGCTCTAATTTGAAATGCATGACTTCTACATGACCACCATGTTCTCTGTGTTTGTTGTGCTGTTACTGGCAGGTGTATCAGGACAATGTGTACGCTCCTGACTGTCAGTTTCACTCCTTCAAGAAGGTGCTATATGAGATGGGTGCGGAGTACTTTAACAGTGTGGAGCTCGTCTCCTTCCATTCCACCTCCAAAGGGTACACAGGAGAGTGAGTATCCCTATCTATGACCCTTTGCTGAGGTCCGCATATGCCTGATTAATCCGATATGGCCTCTACAAGATCAACTTTCACTGGGACATATTCACATGGCATAACCACAATATCCTGAAATATATTTAGAAGTCATCTGGCTTTGTAATGTACGAATAACAGTCTGGTTATTGCCATTTGTAAGGCAATTTTAGAAGCAGCCCAGGAACTTAAGACATTAAATCCAATATTTGTTAAAAGAGTAACTACAATtcctctgttcaagacaattcaAAGTATGGTTCATCCATTTCAACAGGGTTTAATAAAGTTGTAACACCATGCAGAATGTGTTCTGATTGGTATAAAAACGTCTGTCATTGTTTCTGTGACGAGCCCAAAGAATTAGGCCTTTGGCTATTGAATATGGCTATGGAAACATCACCTACGATTCGGAGAACTAATTCTACATGTCCTTCCACAAGGTGTGGCTTCAGGGGTGGATATATGGAGGTGGTCAACTTGGATCCTGAAATCAAGGTCCAGCTGGAGAAACTTTTATCAGTGAGACTATGTCCACCCTTGGCTGGACAGGTTGCAATGGATGTCATTGTCAACCCTCCGCAACCAGAAGAGCCCTCGTTCAACCAATTCCACCAGGTCAGTCATGTAGTGTAGTTTCTAGAGCAGTCCTATAACAATGCATGGGACAACAACTTCATTGTTTTGCGTTTTTTggtatgtaaatgtaattggaaTCATTTAGGCATTCCAGAAGCATACTTTGGCTTTAACTGggcgtgtttgtgtttgtttgatctCTCGTAGGAGAAATCCGCTGTGCTGGGTGCTTTAGCAGAGAAAGCAAAGCTAACTGAGCAAATCCTGAATGCAGTTCCAGGAATCAAATGTAATCCTGTCCAGGGGGCCATGTACGCCTTCCCCCACATCTTTATCCCTCCTAAGGCAGTGGAGAAAGCCAATGCAAGTGCTCCTACTTCGGCTTGCTTGTGTAGTCCTATTGCATTTGGTAGCCAGGGTTTGAAAATTAGTGAGGTCTAGGGTGGGGTGCTAAGAATTGTACCAAAATGACAGTTATGTTTTTACCAATGCTGTTGTGAAACGTTAGCTACTAAAATTTATGAAACTGCCTAGCCATGGCCAGTGTTTGCATATTTGACATATTTCATACTGGAGTCTGTACTAAAGATGGTTTACTAGTGTAGTGTGCTACTGTTTTAAAGATAAGATGCCAGATTAAGATGCCTTAGTTCCCCTGGGCatgaagatatttcagttttcttATAGAAGATATAAGACATTTGTTTTTTTCATCAGTGACTCGTGTGATAttttccatgttttctaaagtcataCAATGGCTGTGTGTGTGAGGAACGAACCGAAATTACAAAACTGTTTTCATTGGTACTTGACGTCTCAAAACTGAATCCTCCAAAAAGTTatagggatagatcacccaaaaatgaaaattctcatcattcattcacactcatgtcatcccagatgtgcatgactttctttcttctgcagaacacaaaagatttttagaagaatatctcaactctgtaggtccttacaatgcaagtaaaggTTGACCAGCcgtttgaaggtccaaaaagcacataaaggcagcataaaatgaacgcatatgactccagtggtttaataaatgtcttctgaagcaatgcaataattttgagtgagtaacagatcaatgtttaaatccattttaaatctccattttcacttccactttcagaatgtgaaagggagagtggagatttattgtaaaaaaatatattaaaaaaaatatccacacctttcatattgcttctgatgatatagatttaaccactagagtcatatggattactgttattctgcctttatgtgcttttttgaaccTTCAACTATTTGAATAAATATTGACTTAAAGCACTGTATTGTGAACCTATCAGATATGACCAGACCAGACCATAGGTGTGTTGTGTTGTTCAGTTTTAGCTTCAAATTGTACTTTTGAATATGAAAAATTGACCAAGGTCCGGACCTCGGTTACCTCATAGCTTGTTACGTCCTTGCTGACAAGGTGTATCCAGTAAAACCAGTTTACTTTATCTCCTAACCCAAATGAAAATCTCTTTTGATGTTAGCCATGAAGCGCAGACATTTCCGCTACTTGATTTCATGAATGAAAAGCCATTTCAAACATACACTGATATTCCTGCTCAAATAAATCCTAAAGCTGTTCAGAATTTAATCTATATTCGTTTTCAGAAATGATAATTAACTATCTTTAATTATTAACTATCCTTTCAAAAGTCTTCAAACCTTTGTATTTTACAACTCAAAATGTTGATTGATTTGACTGTTTTGGCTAGGCAGGCCCTAGGAATGCAGCCTGACATGCTCTACTGCCTGAGGTTGCTGGAGGAGACAGGAATCTGTGTCATACCTGGTAGTGGCTTTGGGCAGAAAGATGGCACATACCATTTCAGGTAAACCTGCTCTTGTTGATTATCAAACAAACGTAAAccattttcatttgatttcagATGATTTCTTTGCACAAGTTTTGAAGCATGAAATTGCCAAAATAATGACTATTTTCAACAGATTTTTTGAACATTCCCTCCCATCAAAACGGGTAGTCCCGGCGTAAAcgcacaccattggttgagccaatgttgctatttcagatagggatgtgcacgagtaatgGACTAATCATTCAGCTAGTCGACTATATAAAACAACACTAGGTCCATTGGAGGGAGCTGTGGATGTGTGTTGTCGAGGTGATGGAAATGAGATGGAGAATTGATGCcatctttgtgtgtttttaagcaaAGCCAAGTCTGGCAATGCTTGTAATATTTAGATTCTTATTCAATTCTAATCTATTAAAATTGGGTTCTTGTTAGAGTCAAGCATACAAATGGACAAGGATCTGTTTTTTCTGGTGGAATGTAAATACAAAGCGGTACGAGAAACTTTAGCCTATATGTAGATTCAGAGTTTATGTGCATTACCCTAATGCCATCAGTATTGTTATTGTTTTAAGTAAACTCCTGGTGagtgcacatttttttatttatttatttattattaattaaaaaatattatgcatattcatttaatttctttcaaaatgaaagcatagtttgttgaagctAGCTTATTTTGAAATCGTTCTTGGTAATGTTTGtgtgtaaaacaaaatataaattgcaCGCACGtgttatacaatatatttttaattgacgtaattaataaaaaaaaaaaaaaaaagaaaagttagagTCTTCGACAACAAAATTACTCAAATGCCTTTCCTACATTTCAGACTGGTTGGGAtaccaaaacaaacagagcaatgttttgctAGTGCTACAGTGTTTAAACTTCACAGATGGCTAACTTATCTTTGTGTCGGCATATTTTAACACGGACAAGTCACCTTTCAGCTTTTATCTGCATATTAAACAACAGTTGAATTTGCAATCAAAAACTTTGTGGAATATCTCCATCTAATTCTTCTACTTCCTTGTGTACCACATTGGATTGCAAGCATGCGAGTGACAGAAGTCCAAAAACTTattttaagaacatttatttaagCAAACAGTTCTAGAAAATGTTGTCTTGCACACATCAGTCCTCTAGAGATGACGTTCaaatttaaaagtgaaaatgtacaaatgtgcATAGTATATTACACATAATATCAGGGTTCGTACAAGTGCTTGAAGTTCTGGAGAAGTGCTTTTTCAAATGTAAGTCctggaaaacccttgaaaatGAAAGAGCTATTTTTACCAAGAT
The sequence above is a segment of the Xyrauchen texanus isolate HMW12.3.18 chromosome 2, RBS_HiC_50CHRs, whole genome shotgun sequence genome. Coding sequences within it:
- the gpt2 gene encoding alanine aminotransferase 2 isoform X1; this translates as MHRMQSFAARPLIAGALDQYTALTLTGVRHKSHGPSVEKYGQKRFSSAEAKVAAGRLTGKIREKTLTMNTLNPQVKAVEYAVRGPIVTKAGEIERYLKEGGTKPFSEVIKANIGDAHAMGQQPITFLRQVVALCIFPELMDSPSFPEDAKWRARRILQGCGGHSLGSYSTSPGVEYIRKDIAAYIEQRDEGVPSNWENIYLTTGASDGIMTILRLLVSGKGSSRTGVMIPIPQYPLYSAAISEINSVQINYYLDEDNCWALDITELHRAYQAAKQHCQPRVICIINPGNPTGQVQSKKCIEEVLHFAYEENLFVMSDEVYQDNVYAPDCQFHSFKKVLYEMGAEYFNSVELVSFHSTSKGYTGECGFRGGYMEVVNLDPEIKVQLEKLLSVRLCPPLAGQVAMDVIVNPPQPEEPSFNQFHQEKSAVLGALAEKAKLTEQILNAVPGIKCNPVQGAMYAFPHIFIPPKAVEKANALGMQPDMLYCLRLLEETGICVIPGSGFGQKDGTYHFRMTILPPTEKLKVLLGKVQDFHIKFLKEYSALEQLQR
- the gpt2 gene encoding alanine aminotransferase 2 isoform X2, coding for MGQQPITFLRQVVALCIFPELMDSPSFPEDAKWRARRILQGCGGHSLGSYSTSPGVEYIRKDIAAYIEQRDEGVPSNWENIYLTTGASDGIMTILRLLVSGKGSSRTGVMIPIPQYPLYSAAISEINSVQINYYLDEDNCWALDITELHRAYQAAKQHCQPRVICIINPGNPTGQVQSKKCIEEVLHFAYEENLFVMSDEVYQDNVYAPDCQFHSFKKVLYEMGAEYFNSVELVSFHSTSKGYTGECGFRGGYMEVVNLDPEIKVQLEKLLSVRLCPPLAGQVAMDVIVNPPQPEEPSFNQFHQEKSAVLGALAEKAKLTEQILNAVPGIKCNPVQGAMYAFPHIFIPPKAVEKANALGMQPDMLYCLRLLEETGICVIPGSGFGQKDGTYHFRMTILPPTEKLKVLLGKVQDFHIKFLKEYSALEQLQR